Proteins from one Podospora pseudocomata strain CBS 415.72m chromosome 4, whole genome shotgun sequence genomic window:
- a CDS encoding hypothetical protein (antiSMASH:Cluster_4), with product MFPKKAMRVRLFKPIQQAVSLAFLVQHVVSAVEPLGVTWINPPFDDLTGIPQRFALGSKILIEWSVGMAYSDSLTIEIWHLRPGPWDSGSDLIGTLLKDIYYSSDLLVQEWWDIGDHDNINNSILFDSREFRLRLRRSDDPNWKSDSGMFYIQDNPHPDASSMTPTTSKIGTVTAPETLENEALDSSNELSQTAKTGIGVGVGFGSAVLIVLAILTTRLFMIRQNKTKQADISGEDVETHDVAKLTNIILVSLPTHELAANKAQPMSWSRTNITQHMSLLERNTRTWWLSCRLSQVLKRGKGNMRLNLPGQALRERIAVNGRPHSFCGANFTFKHCCQLENGARLGIDVMNMFSSLECKVTARERLAGSR from the exons ATGTTTCCAAAAAAAGCCATGAGGGTCCGGCTCTTCAAACCAATTCAGCAGGCGGTTAGCCTGGCATTTCTAGTGCAGCATGTGGTGTCGGCTGTTGAACCACTGGGCGTGACGTGGATCAATCCACCTTTCGATGATTTGACTGGGATTCCGCAACGCTTTGCTCTCGGCAGTAAAATTCTTATTGAATGGAGCGTTGGGATGGCATACTCCGATTCCTTGACGATTGAAATTTGGCACTTACGACCTGGACCTTGGGACTCGGGATCGGACCTGATTGGCACTTTGCTCA AGGACATCTACTATTCATCCGACCTTCTCGTCCAGGAGTGGTGGGACATCGGGGACCATGACAATATCAACAACTCAATTCTCTTCGACAGCCGGGAATTTAGACTTCGGCTCCGTCGATCTGACGACCCGAACTGGAAAAGTGACAGTGGAATGTTTTATATCCAAGACAATCCACACCCAGATGCATCTTCCATGACGCCTACGACATCCAAAATAGGGACAGTCACAGCGCCGGAAACATTGGAAAACGAGGCtcttgacagcagcaacgaACTTTCCCAGACTGCGAAAACAGGAATTGGGGTAGGAGTCGGATTTGGCTCTGCTGTACTCATTGTACTGGCAATCTTGACAACGAGGCTTTTCATGATCCGGCAGAATAAAACTAAGCAGGCGGACATTTCtggcgaggatgtcgagACTCATGATGTCGCTAAACTCACCAACATTATCCTTGTTTCGTTACCAACACATGAACTGGCGGCTAACAAAGCCCAGCCCATGAGCTGGTCGCGAACAAATATTACCCAGCACATGAGCTTGCTGGAAAGAAATACGAGAACCTGGTGGTTGAGTTGCCGGCTGAGCCAAGTGCTcaagagggggaagggaaacATGCGTCTGAACCTCCCAGGTCAAGCACTGAGGGAAAGGATTGCAGTAAATGGCCGGCCACATTCTTTTTGTGGTGCCAACTTCACTTTCAAACACTGTTGTCAACTGGAGAATGGGGCTAGGCTAGGTATTGATGTAATGAATATGTTTTCAAGCTTGGAATGCAAAGTTACTGCAAGAGAGAGGCTTGCCGGATCTAGGTAA
- a CDS encoding hypothetical protein (EggNog:ENOG503PG4J; antiSMASH:Cluster_4), which yields MDVAIPFGLPRGVSFIIFWVLYTSLARADRFTNPPYDSRDLQEHYAIGQKIQVTWVAAGLRKITLEVRQWTQKRDGDVIGILAQDAQNQQTLQWVIGEGDNIDSKAIANNPRFVLVITDPPPGNHADIMIEKYGYENGSLWSRAFILEDVAQTSLMTSATSTETFSTLTQPTISSTVFPTSDPSTPVNNGDLPQTAKVGIGVGVGLGSLLLITLSVLLTRFVLKRRGRDSKADFASVPNEEMVHDVGKPPLYSSPFVVHSVNGHSNAAELATQPTSVEAGTEIGYLEG from the exons ATGGACGTCGCTATCCCATTTGGTTTGCCACGGGGAGTCTCGTTTATTATCTTTTGGGTACTATATACATCGCTTGCACGGGCCGACCgcttcaccaacccaccataTGACTCGCGAGATCTGCAAGAACACTATGCCATCGGGCAAAAGATCCAGGTCACCTGGGTAGCGGCTGGACTCCGGAAAATCACGCTCGAAGTTCGGCAGTGGACGCAGAAgagggatggtgatgttATTGGCATTCTAGCTC AAGACGCACAGAACCAACAGACGCTCCAGTGGGTCATCGGAGAGGGTGACAATATCGACAGCAAAGCCATTGCCAACAACCCACGCTTCGTGCTGGTTATTACTGATCCGCCCCCCGGTAACCATGCCGATATCATGATCGAAAAGTACGGTTACGAGAATGGCTCGCTTTGGAGCCGGGCGTTTATCTTGGAGGACGTAGCCCAAACATCCCTGATGACATCGGCGACGTCAACAGAGACATTTTCGACGTTGACGCAACCGACGATATCCAGTACAGTCTTCCCGACGTCTGATCCCTCTACCCCAGTCAACAACGGCGATCTGCCTCAGACAGCGAAGGTCGGCATCggcgttggagttgggcTTGGGTCCCTGCTGCTGATAACTTTGTCTGTTCTTCTGACAAGATTTGTCTTGAAGCGGCGGGGCAGAGACAGCAAGGCGGATTTCGCCAGCGTTCCGAATGAGGAAATGGTTCATGATGTTGGCAAACCACCGCTTTACTCAAGCCCTTTCGTTGTGCACAGCGTTAATGGGCATAGCAACGCGGCTGAGTTGGCTACTCAGCCTACGTCGGTGGAGGCGGGAACTGAAATCGGGTATCTTGAAGGGTGA
- a CDS encoding hypothetical protein (EggNog:ENOG503PEQK; antiSMASH:Cluster_4): protein MRRFSPPESPVVSPTTGSCPNIMPMMANKNMKPAAMKSMMATPVTYIPPLCDGACGTTPRSQQPMWSMMWQEIMQMMRMMPNMCWAMLTQRKHMSWADMGDMMIHTMLTCMEMCMMVMAVPLWMMMPGAMFAIWMCTCALMVMGMCWMLNGKEQMHMCAMESDGWMMGPEMDNEKWMFMGGMGMSSRHCHQQALPMLSRMFNRPMMCICMPTWGMPFDMMFMMLQRCMVMPSQVRRNLYAQMRTALLDDSIHRCVVLCHNDSAVLVSQAMAQLCSDLPAEKMCKLEIYSFGAAACEFMMPRGESTMDSEPAHHQSMDMMMNDRKGVHMEHFAMTTDPFAQMGVLESVRQNMSGRFCGGVFIMDNKKAMSMGKMSQDAMNMQMMCSGLMMEDYMMMMFSAQMSMGASSGTPSSMDSNMMIDRDCAEKREIAAMSNYYAASQTKKGSKRLSWTGLAATAGQKNGVSAGMIGLEQARKGCKGCNGHKAREVSWLSRYVSMGHMMDKNMSEGNMARSP from the exons ATGCGCCGATTCTCGCCACCTGAATCTCCTGTGGTTTCACCAACAACGGGTTCATGCCCCAACATCATGCCCATGAtggccaacaagaacatGAAGCCCGCCGCCATGAAGTCGATGATGGCTACCCCCGTCACCTACATCCCACCACTTTGCGATGGCGCCTGCGGTACCACCCCTCGATCTCAGCAGCCAATGTGGTCAATGATGTGGCAGGAAATAATGCAGATGATGCGAATGATGCCCAACATGTGCTGGGCCATGCTCACCCAGCGCAAGCATATGTCCTGGGCCGACATGGGAGACATGATGATACACACCATGCTCACGTGCATGGAGATGTGCATGATGGTTATGGCTGTCCCGCtctggatgatgatgcctgGTGCCATGTTCGCCATATGGATGTGCACCTGTGCCTTGATGGTCATGGGCATGTGCTGGATGCTCAACGGCAAAGAGCAGATGCACATGTGCGCCATGGAGTCTGATGGCTGGATGATGGGCCCGGAGATGGACAATGAAAAGTGGATGTTCATGGGCGGGATGGGTATGAG CTCTCGCCACTGCCACCAACAAGCCCTTCCTATGCTCTCTCGCATGTTTAACCGTCCCATGATGTGCATCTGCATGCCCACCTGGGGTATGCCCTTCGACATGATGTTCATGATGCTCCAGCGTTGCATGGTGATGCCCAGCCAAGTCCGCAGAAACCTCTACGCCCAGATGCGCACTGCTCTCCTCGACGACTCTATACACCGCTGCGTCGTCCTTTGCCACAACGATAGTGCCGTCCTCGTCTCCCAGGCCATGGCTCAGCTCTGCTCCGACCTGCCCGCTGAGAAGATGTGCAAGCTCGAGATCTACTCCTTCGGTGCCGCTGCCTGCGAGTTCATGATGCCCCGTGGTGAATCCACCATGGATAGCGAGCCTGCCCACCACCAGTCAAtggacatgatgatgaatgacCGCAAGGGAGTTCACATGGAGCACTTCGCCATGACGACTGATCCTTTCGCTCAAATGGGTGTTCTTGAGAGCGTGCGCCAAAACATGAGCGGTCGTTTCTGCGGCGGCGTCTTCATCATGGACAACAAGAAGGCTATGTCTATGGGCAAGATGAGCCAAGACGCCATGAACATGCAGATGATGTGCTCCGGCCTGATGATGGAGGACtacatgatgatgatgttctcTGCCCAAATGTCGATGGGTGCTTCCTCGGGCACTCCTAGCTCCATGGACAGCAACATGATGATCGATCGCGACTGCGCCGAGAAACGGGAGATTGCTGCCATGTCCAACTACTATGCCGCCTCTCAGACCAAGAAGGGTAGCAAGCGTTTGAGCTGGACTGGCCTTGCTGCCACCGCTGGTCAGAAGAACGGTGTCAGCGCCGGCATGATCGGTCTTGAGCAGGCTCGCAAAGGATGCAAGGGTTGCAATGGCCACAAGGCTCGTGAGGTCAGCTGGCTGTCACGCTATGTGTCCATGGGCCATATGATGGACAAGAACATGTCGGAGGGCAACATGGCTCGCTCTCCATGA
- a CDS encoding hypothetical protein (EggNog:ENOG503P777), with the protein MKTAIFSLLALATSALAGPIVTESQLSPRQLESQADQLDTLLALVQTHTGNINSTTAAVQDNPSVDQQNAAAAALAPDFNAITSALTSATTLLAKRAWEDTVIFARTGGDDKDGGHGGGKDGPNKSCAKECLLVKIELLVWEIACTIKLVIIKLGLACVLQILTPLLLALVGLIKALDKVVLGLVIVVKALLHTILGTVAGALLALIIW; encoded by the exons ATGAAGACCGCCATCTTTTCCCTCCTTGCCCTGGCCACCTCGGCTCTCGCCGGGCCCATCGTGACGGAGAGCCAGCTCTCTCCCCGCCAGCTCGAGAGCCAGGCTGATCAGCTCGACACTCTGCTTGCTCTTGTGCAGACTCATACCGGCAACATTA actccaccaccgccgcggTCCAAGACAACCCCTCCGTCGACCAGCAaaacgccgccgccgccgccctcgcccccgacttcaacgccatcaccagcgctctcacctcggccaccaccctccttgcCAAGCGCGCATGGGAGGACACTGTTATCTTTGCCCGCACCGGCGGCGATGATAAGGATGGTggccacggcggcggcaaggaCGGCCCGAATAAGTCCTGCGCTAAAGAGTGTCTCCTTGTCAAGATTGAGCTCTTGGTTTGGGAGATTGCTTGCACGATCAAGTTGGTGATTATCAAGCTTGGGTTGG CTTGCGTCCTCCAGATTCTGACtccgttgttgttggctcTTGTTGGGTTGATCAAGGCTCTTGATAAGGTTgtgctggggttggtgattgtGGTTAAGGCGCTGCTGCACACTATTTTGGGGACTGTGGCTGGGGCTTTGTTGGCGCTTATTATCTGGTAA
- a CDS encoding hypothetical protein (EggNog:ENOG503P9FU) has translation MDAPEAVGPPVKSLSHIFRRNQLRIQSPGPWSPRKWPPKSPLGMYEFSTTSARNKEEGISEFTTKGGRDKDNNAGPTIWGFRRPTFFLSVALAVVILIAIIVGGVAGTTAVANARSESSLCPLPTTVTITSPPSPTQTTGPEAITVPRLGLLDFDCGRIALSRQIITLGTNSWSFDVNCMMDFKGVGVDLTGMTSYTFEDCIKACAIYNNIARNNTCVGVGFSANLTTILPKVGGNCWLKGYLPEMSPEMNLGAVAVVVSGPKFMVEG, from the exons ATGGACGCCCCAGAAGCAGTCGGGCCACCGGTCAAGTCCCTCTCTCACATCTTCCGCCGGAACCAACTCAGAATTCAATCCCCCGGCCCTTGGAGTCCGAGGAAATGGCCGCCAAAGAGCCCCTTGGGGATGTACGAGTTCTCAACGACATCAGCGAGAAACAAAGAGGAAGGCATCAGCGaattcaccaccaaaggaGGGAGAGACAAGGACAACAACGCCGGACCAACAATATGGGGCTTTCGTCGACCAACCTTCTTCCTGAGTGTAGCACTAGCGGTGGTGATTCTCATCGCCATAATCGTCGGCGGAGTAGCAGGGACAACAGCAGTGGCCAACGCACGGAG tGAATCTTCCCTCTgtcccctccccacaacagtaaccatcacctctcctccctccccaacccaaaccaccgGCCCCGAAGCCATCACCGTCCCCCGCCTCGGCCTTCTGGATTTCGACTGCGGCCGCATAGCCCTCTCTCGGCAGATCATCACCCTGGGCACAAACAGCTGGTCGTTCGACGTGAACTGCATGATGGACTTCAAGGGAGTAGGCGTGGATTTGACAGGGATGACAAGCTACACCTTTGAAGACTGCATAAAGGCTTGCGCGATCTACAATAACATAGCACGGAACAACACGTGTGTTGGGGTGGGGTTTAGTGCAAACCTGACGACGATATTACCCAAGGTGGGAGGAAATTGCTGGTTGAAGGGGTATTTACCGGAGATGAGCCCCGAGATGAACTTGGGGgctgtggcggtggtggttagtGGGCCTAAGTTTATGGTtgaggggtga